A genomic window from Quercus lobata isolate SW786 chromosome 10, ValleyOak3.0 Primary Assembly, whole genome shotgun sequence includes:
- the LOC115964459 gene encoding probable LRR receptor-like serine/threonine-protein kinase At1g74360, with product MSDEETNSWPVALIVFLILITGTLVAGDSLDTDKEVLLNLKAFFEGNNQINRGKYSQWNKQSNNPCEWPGINCSTTTRTARVTSIDLSDNKISGKLFGNFSLLTELSFLDLSKNTLSGVIPEDLNRCQNLVHLNLSHNILDGHLNLTGLNKLERLDISVNRICGEVQLSLPTICDKLVVLNISANNFMGVIHGSFDTCQNLQFLDLSSNKLSGELWIGFERLLEFFASENNFNRPILSSMFGTNCNLQVLELCENGFTGQVPGNISNCRNLVILNLLSNNFTGKIPAEMGSISSLQTLYLGNNSFSNDIPDSLLSLNNLTFLDLSRNNFGGNIQEIFGKFTQVKFLVLHSNLYIGGIYTSGILKLPNISILDLSFNKFSGPLPVEISEMPSLKFLILAYNEFSGTIPSEYGNLSRLQALDLSFNRLNGSIPPTFGNLRTLLWLMLANNSLSGEIPPDLGNCTSLLWLNLANNQLSGKIPPQLTNIGTNASATFESNRRENDRIVGGSGECLAMQRLIPANYPPFSFVYDILTRKSCRSKWNWILQGNGIFPICVAASSVRTFQIPGYVQLSGNRLSGEVPPDIGKMQKLIILNLGFNEFSGKLPPQIEKMPLVVLNISNNKFSGEIPGEIGNIKCLQNLDLSCNNFSGMFPASFINLSELSMFNISYNPLISGVIPITGQFSTFEKLSYLGDPLLELPNFIDNTSDKLPRSTNHNGKTERPNSSSVFLVLLALTVTFLTFGLFSLIIVIASPKI from the exons ATGTCAGACGAGGAAACTAATTCATGGCCGGTTGCGTTAATTGTTTTCTTAATCTTGATCACAG GTACGCTTGTTGCTGGAGATTCTCTGGACACAGACAAAGAAGTCCTGCTAAATCTGAAAGCATTCTTTGAAGGAAATAATCAAATAAACCGAGGAAAATACTCACAGTGGAACAAGCAGAGCAATAACCCATGTGAATGGCCAGGAATAAATTGCAGTACTACTACCAGAACAGCAAGAGTCACTAGCATCGACCTCTCAGACAACAAAATCTCCGGCAAGTTATTCGGAAACTTCTCGTTGCTAACTGAGCTCTCTTTCCTCGACCTATCCAAGAACACTCTCAGTGGAGTGATTCCTGAGGACTTAAACCGGTGCCAAAACCTTGTGCATCTCAATCTCTCACATAACATTCTTGACGGCCACCTGAACTTGACAGGGTTGAATAAGCTTGAGAGGCTTGATATTTCTGTCAATAGAATATGTGGGGAGGTCCAGTTGAGCCTCCCAACAATTTGTGACAAGTTGGTTGTGTTGAATATATCGGCGAATAACTTCATGGGCGTGATCCATGGCAGTTTTGATACATGCCAGAATTTGCAGTTCTTGGATTTGAGCTCAAACAAGTTAAGTGGGGAATTATGGATTGGTTTTGAAAGGCTGCTTGAGTTTTTTGCCTcagaaaacaattttaacaGGCCTATTTTGTCATCAATGTTTGGTACTAACTGTAACCTGCAAGTTTTAGAACTGTGTGAAAATGGTTTTACTGGTCAGGTTCCAGGGAATATATCAAATTGTCGaaatttggttattttgaatCTGTTGAGTAATAATTTTACAGGAAAAATACCAGCCGAGATGGGATCAATTTCTAGTCTTCAAACTTTGTACTTAGGGAACAACAGCTTTTCCAATGACATTCCTGATTCACTTCTCAGCTTGAATAATTTAACCTTCTTGGATTTGAGTAGGAACAATTTTGGAGGAAATATACAAGAGATTTTTGGGAAATTCACTCAGGTTAAGTTTCTTGTATTGCACAGCAATTTGTATATCGGTGGGATATATACATCGGGAATTCTCAAGCTTCCTAACATTTCTATATTAGACCTGAGCTTTAACAAATTTTCAGGTCCACTTCCAGTTGAAATCTCTGAAATGCCAAGTTTGAAGTTCTTGATCCTTGCTTACAATGAATTTTCTGGAACTATACCATCAGAATATGGAAACCTGTCCCGCCTGCAAGCACTTGACCTCTCTTTTAACAGGCTAAATGGATCAATACCTCCCACCTTTGGAAATTTGAGGACACTCTTATGGTTGATGCTTGCAAATAATTCCCTATCAGGGGAGATTCCACCGGATTTGGGAAATTGTACAAGCTTGTTGTGGTTGAACCTTGCCAACAACCAGCTTTCTGGGAAAATCCCACCTCAATTGACAAATATTGGTACAAATGCCTCAGCAACTTTCGAGTCTAATCGCCGGGAAAATGACCGGATTGTTGGTGGCTCAGGGGAGTGTTTGGCGATGCAGAGGTTGATTCCTGCAAACTACCCTCCTTTCAGTTTTGTGTATGACATCCTCACAAGGAAGAGTTGTAGAAGCAAATGGAATTGGATACTTCAAGGAAATGGCATTTTCCCAATATGTGTAGCTGCTTCGTCAGTCAGGACCTTTCAAATCCCCGGTTATGTTCAACTAAGTGGGAATCGGCTTTCAGGTGAGGTCCCTCCAGATATTGGTAAGATGCAGAAGCTCATTATCTTAAATTTGGGCTTCAATGAATTCTCTGGGAAGCTCCCTCCTCAAATTGAAAAAATGCCGCTTGTAGTGCTAAACATTTCCAATAACAAGTTTTCTGGTGAAATTCCTGGGGAGATTGGTAACATTAAGTGCCTACAGAATCTGGACTTATCCTGCAACAATTTTTCTGGTATGTTCCCAGCAAGCTTTATCAACCTGAGTGAGCTAAGCATGTTCAATATCTCATACAATCCACTGATCTCTGGTGTAATTCCAATAACCGGGCAATTTTCAACGTTTGAGAAGTTGTCCTATCTCGGTGACCCCCTTTTGGAACTACCAAATTTCATTGACAACACCTCAGATAAGTTACCACGCAGTACCAATCATAATGGGAAGACAGAGAGGCCTAATAGCTCTTCTGTATTCTTGGTGCTCCTAGCTTTGACAGTGACTTTCTTAACATTTGGGTTATTCTCACTCATAATCGTCATAGCTAGCCCCAAAATTTGA
- the LOC115962534 gene encoding zinc finger protein 346-like, with amino-acid sequence MLRRTTECKMVGERRENIMPVEVAIQRELAYRRKVAMLQFTLDEDLKDLMPLQVLSSHSSPIHSPRPLEWPSASVSPSPVPRTNRSVLSSLSSPNHSPRSLEGPSSSPSPSSSPVPSTHLSGIKRKELTNCLQYLQPEQPGLSHGSVMLKDQIDNLFCKICQVQCSGAFNLEQHFKGRKHKAKVEELELNRKYGGEKANQLQCCELCKVTCMNETLLKLHLQGKKHKEKLQQLELLQHGEEIPNLPQWCELCKVTCMNETLLKQHFQGKKHKDKLQELESLKHGEEIPNQPKWCGLCKIWCMGDHNFKEHLEGQKHIGQLHAFQKEKRTKQIIEIG; translated from the exons ATGTTGAGGAGGACAACTGAATGTAAAATGGTAGGGGAGAGAAGGGAGAACATTATGCCTGTGGAGGTAGCAATCCAAAGAGAGCTAGCATATAGGAGGAAGGTAGCTATGTTGCAGTTTACATTAGATGAAGATTTGAAAGATCTTATGCCTTTGCAG GTGCTGTCTTCACATTCAAGTCCCATTCACAGCCCAAGACCATTGGAATGGCCAAGTGCAAGTGTAAGTCCAAGTCCGGTTCCAAGAACAAATCGTTCAGTGCTATCTTCACTTTCAAGTCCCAACCACAGCCCAAGATCATTGGAAGGGccaagttcaagtccaagtccAAGTTCAAGTCCAGTTCCAAGCACACATCTTTCAGGGATAAAGCGGAAAGAGCTGACCAACTGCCTTCAATACCTGCAACCTGAGCAGCCCGGGCTATCTCATGGTAGTGTCATGCTTAAGGATCAGATAGATAACTTATTTTGCAAGATTTGCCAAGTGCAGTGCTCAGGTGCCTTTAATCTCGAGCAACACTTTAAAGGAAGAAAACACAAGGCGAAAGTAGAAGAGTTGGAACTTAATAGGAAATATGGAGGAGAGAAAGCAAACCAGCTTCAATGTTGTGAATTGTGTAAAGTAACGTGCATGAATGAAACTTTGTTGAAGCTGCATTTACAAGGAAAAAAGCACAAGGAGAAACTACAACAACTGGAATTGTTACAACATGGAGAAGAAATCCCAAACCTGCCACAATGGTGTGAATTGTGTAAAGTAACATGCATGAATGAAACTTTGCTGAAGCAgcattttcaaggaaaaaagcACAAGGACAAACTGCAGGAACTGGAATCATTAAAACATGGAGAAGAAATCCCAAACCAACCGAAGTGGTGTGGATTGTGTAAAATTTGGTGCATGGGTGATCATAATTTCAAGGAGCACCTTGAAGGTCAAAAGCATATTGGTCAGCTACATGCTTTTCAGAAGGAAAAGAGGACCAAACAGATAATTGAGATTGGCTAA
- the LOC115965927 gene encoding uncharacterized protein LOC115965927, translating into MGDERREDIMPVELAIKRELSYQRKTGIDPFLVQASSSSLSPSPRLNRSPSPGLSGLKQLEPTSSKEFLPHQQPRPIPSLSGFKRLAPTFSKQCLPHQQQHPIYISHPLENPTDPFFCKVCQVPCSSAVTYKSHIRGYKHRAIVGELKFGRKDGAEVAGVRSERKKCEFCNVWCMDDDALQQHLEGKQHMSNLQKLELAREGGGQIVKQSKWCKVCNIWCIDKSSFKMHLKGQKHLSILHGFPGNRGP; encoded by the exons ATGGGTGATGAGAGAAGGGAGGACATAATGCCAGTGGAGCTAGCAATCAAACGGGAGCTGTCATATCAGAGGAAGACTGGTATCGATCCATTTCTG GTACAGGCTTCAAGTTCAAGTTTGAGTCCAAGTCCAAGGCTTAATAGAAGTCCAAGTCCTGGACTATCAGGATTGAAGCAGCTTGAACCAACTAGCAGCAAAGAATTCCTACCACATCAACAGCCACGGCCAATTCCAAGTCTATCAGGATTTAAACGGCTTGCACCAACTTTCAGCAAACAATGCCTGCCACATCAACAGCAGCACCCAATTTACATTAGTCATCCACTTGAAAATCCGACGGATCCCTTTTTTTGCAAGGTCTGCCAGGTGCCCTGCTCAAGTGCTGTCACTTACAAATCGCACATAAGAGGTTACAAGCATAGGGCTATAGTAGGAGAATTGAAATTTGGCAGGAAGGATGGTGCTGAGGTAGCTGGGGTAAGGAGCGAGCGAAAGAAGTGTGAATTTTGTAATGTTTGGTGCATGGATGATGATGCACTCCAGCAACACTTAGAAGGTAAACAGCACATGTCTAACCTACAAAAGTTGGAGCTTGCAAGGGAAGGTGGAGGGCAAATTGTAAAGCAGAGTAAGTGGTGCAAGGTGTGTAATATTTGGTGCATAGATAAGTCTTCATTTAAGATGCATCTCAAAGGCCAAAAGCATCTCTCAATACTCCATGGTTTTCCTGGGAATAGAGGGCCATAG
- the LOC115965604 gene encoding dCTP pyrophosphatase 1-like, with protein MENTYGCSSKTTKDVSLQEIRDRLAEFAEVRGWVQYHSPRNLLLALVGEVGELSEIFQWKGEVARGLPNWSSDDKEHLEEELSDVLLYLVQLADICGLDLGQAALTKIVKNAKKYPVMNQTST; from the exons ATGGAGAACACTTACGGCTGTTCATCAAAGACAACAAAGGATGTTTCTCTTCAAGAAATTAGAGATAGGCTTGCTGAGTTTGCTGAAGTAAGAGGATGGGTTCAATATCACAGTCCTAGAAATCTCCTTCTAGCACTA GTGGGAGAGGTGGGAGAGCTATCTGAGATATTCCAATGGAAGGGAGAAGTTGCAAGAGGACTACCCAACTGGAGTTCTGATGATAAGGAGCATCTAGAAGAGGAACTCTCGGATGTTTTGCTCTATCTAGTACAACTTGCTGATATCTGTGGGCTTGATCTTGGACAAGCGGCTCTGACAAAAATAGTCAAGAATGCTAAGAAGTACCCTGTTATGAATCAGACTTCTACCTAG